The following are from one region of the Hymenobacter sp. YIM 151858-1 genome:
- a CDS encoding PorP/SprF family type IX secretion system membrane protein — MKRALPLLLLPLLLAAAPAWAQQQAQYSQYMQNSYLLNPGATGVEDYIDVKASHRTQWAGLEGSPKTYYLTANSSLGKWRSTSKRTLRDRRRPFHAIGGIMYRDVTGPTSRSGFYASYAYNLVLRPDLRAALGATVGLQQFAVDGSQLQFFDPTTVAPSAASRVPDANVGLWVYSSRFYVGVSGAQLLGNRLNFAYGPNQLESGAPGNVLKRHYFLTGGVRVPLSRDWSFVPSVLLKAVNPSPLSIDLNAKVKYQDLLWAGVSWRAFDSVVAMAGLSYEQFTLGYSYDAGLSELAGYHGGSHEILLGLRIKKKAQAVCTNRFW; from the coding sequence ATGAAAAGAGCTTTACCCCTACTGCTGCTTCCGCTGCTGCTGGCCGCCGCGCCGGCCTGGGCTCAACAGCAAGCGCAGTACAGCCAATACATGCAGAACAGCTACCTGCTGAACCCCGGCGCCACGGGCGTGGAGGACTACATCGACGTGAAAGCCAGCCACCGCACGCAGTGGGCCGGCCTGGAGGGCTCGCCCAAAACGTACTACCTCACGGCCAACTCCTCGCTGGGCAAATGGCGCAGCACCAGCAAGCGCACCCTCCGCGACCGGCGCCGGCCGTTTCATGCCATCGGCGGCATTATGTACCGCGACGTAACCGGGCCCACCAGCCGCTCGGGCTTTTATGCCTCCTACGCTTATAACCTGGTGCTGCGGCCCGATTTGCGCGCGGCCCTGGGTGCCACGGTGGGCCTGCAGCAATTTGCCGTCGATGGCTCGCAGCTGCAGTTCTTCGACCCCACTACCGTGGCGCCCAGCGCCGCCTCGCGGGTGCCCGATGCCAACGTGGGCCTGTGGGTGTATAGCTCGCGCTTCTACGTGGGCGTGTCGGGGGCGCAGCTGCTGGGCAACCGCCTCAACTTTGCCTACGGCCCCAACCAGCTGGAGTCGGGCGCGCCGGGCAACGTGCTCAAGCGCCACTACTTTCTGACGGGCGGCGTGCGCGTGCCGCTCAGCCGGGATTGGTCGTTTGTGCCCTCGGTGCTGCTGAAGGCCGTGAACCCCTCGCCGCTGTCCATCGACCTGAACGCCAAGGTGAAGTACCAGGATTTGCTGTGGGCCGGCGTATCGTGGCGCGCCTTCGACTCGGTGGTGGCCATGGCGGGCCTCAGCTACGAGCAGTTCACCCTAGGATACTCCTACGATGCCGGCCTCTCGGAGCTGGCGGGCTACCACGGCGGCAGCCACGAGATATTGCTTGGGCTTCGGATCAAGAAAAAAGCGCAGGCCGTGTGCACCAACCGGTTCTGGTAA
- the pxpA gene encoding 5-oxoprolinase subunit PxpA, translated as MSASFTVDLNCDLGESFGAYHLGADEAILPHVTSANIACGFHAGDPAVMKRTVRLALQHNVAIGAHPGLPDLVGFGRREMAISHEEAHDMVVYQLGALEAFVRAEGGRMHHLKPHGALYNMAAVNAALAEAIAEALYRVNPELVLYGLAGSELIKAGAKLGLRTANEVFADRTYQQNGTLTPRRQPDALITDSQLAIRQVVRMVKEGKVRAQQGMDVAMQADTVCIHGDGAHAVEFAQQIRQVLQHEGVQVQAPQPRATA; from the coding sequence ATGAGCGCAAGCTTTACCGTTGATCTTAACTGCGACCTAGGCGAAAGCTTCGGGGCCTATCACCTCGGCGCCGACGAAGCCATTCTGCCCCACGTTACATCGGCCAACATTGCCTGCGGTTTTCATGCCGGCGACCCCGCCGTGATGAAGCGCACCGTGCGCCTTGCCCTGCAGCACAATGTAGCCATCGGCGCCCACCCCGGCCTGCCCGACCTGGTAGGTTTCGGCCGCCGCGAAATGGCCATTTCGCACGAGGAAGCACACGACATGGTTGTCTACCAATTGGGCGCGCTCGAGGCGTTTGTGCGGGCCGAAGGCGGCCGCATGCACCACCTCAAACCCCACGGCGCGCTTTACAACATGGCCGCCGTAAACGCCGCCCTCGCCGAGGCCATTGCCGAAGCCCTGTACCGCGTAAACCCCGAGCTGGTGCTCTACGGCCTGGCCGGCAGCGAGCTGATTAAAGCCGGCGCCAAGCTGGGCCTACGCACCGCCAACGAGGTGTTTGCCGACCGCACCTACCAGCAAAACGGCACCCTCACGCCCCGCCGCCAACCCGATGCGCTCATCACCGATTCGCAACTGGCCATACGGCAAGTAGTACGCATGGTGAAGGAGGGCAAAGTGCGCGCCCAGCAAGGCATGGATGTGGCCATGCAAGCCGATACCGTGTGCATTCACGGCGACGGTGCGCACGCCGTGGAGTTTGCGCAGCAAATCAGGCAGGTGCTACAGCACGAGGGCGTACAAGTGCAGGCCCCGCAGCCCCGCGCCACCGCATGA
- the pxpB gene encoding 5-oxoprolinase subunit PxpB: MQPAVQLYPLGDAAVVVEFGNSISPVTHETVQAFCQLLEQQPFAGLVEYVPAFTTVTVYYDPWLLRQQAATPYDAVLQQLEQLLRSANTTAAPPAHRLVEIPVCYGGQHGPDLGWLADYKHLAPEQVVALHAAPEYLVYMIGFAPGFPYLGGLDEQLTAPRKEQPRPLVPAGTVGIAGKQTGVYPLATPGGWQLIGRTPLRLFRPEAEVPSLLQAGDRVRFVPISDSEYQRLQQHEL, encoded by the coding sequence ATGCAACCCGCCGTGCAGCTGTACCCGCTGGGCGATGCGGCCGTGGTGGTGGAGTTCGGCAACAGCATCAGCCCGGTCACGCACGAAACCGTGCAGGCATTTTGCCAGCTGCTCGAACAACAGCCGTTCGCTGGCTTGGTGGAGTATGTGCCGGCCTTCACCACCGTAACCGTGTATTACGACCCGTGGCTGCTCCGCCAGCAAGCTGCCACGCCCTACGACGCCGTGCTACAGCAACTCGAGCAGCTACTGCGCAGCGCCAATACCACCGCAGCACCGCCCGCCCACCGGCTAGTTGAAATACCCGTGTGCTACGGCGGCCAGCACGGCCCCGACCTAGGCTGGCTGGCCGATTACAAGCACCTTGCGCCCGAGCAAGTGGTGGCCCTACACGCAGCCCCCGAATATCTGGTGTATATGATTGGGTTTGCGCCCGGTTTCCCGTACCTGGGCGGGCTAGATGAGCAACTAACCGCCCCGCGTAAAGAGCAGCCGCGCCCCCTGGTGCCAGCCGGCACGGTAGGCATTGCCGGTAAGCAAACGGGCGTGTACCCGCTGGCCACGCCCGGCGGCTGGCAGCTGATTGGCCGCACGCCCTTGCGCTTGTTTCGCCCCGAAGCCGAGGTGCCCAGCCTGCTGCAAGCCGGCGACCGGGTGCGGTTCGTGCCCATTTCCGATAGCGAGTACCAGCGCCTGCAACAGCATGAGCTTTAG
- a CDS encoding RNA polymerase sigma factor, whose translation MPLVAPPDFVETLAQYRPMLWRVCRLYCPASPDDQRDLYQEVVLQLWQAWPQYQGRAKLSTWLYRIALNVAISALRRERRRPAASGLDTAAQELPAPNAAGPDADELEQLYAAIERLSDVDKALVLLRLEERPDDEIADILGITVNNVRVKMHRALQRLRQLLPPH comes from the coding sequence ATGCCGCTGGTAGCCCCGCCCGATTTCGTCGAAACCTTAGCCCAGTACCGGCCCATGCTTTGGCGTGTGTGCCGCCTGTACTGCCCGGCTTCGCCCGACGACCAGCGCGACTTGTACCAAGAGGTGGTGCTGCAGCTGTGGCAGGCCTGGCCCCAGTACCAGGGACGCGCCAAGCTCAGCACCTGGCTCTACCGCATTGCGCTCAACGTGGCCATTTCGGCTTTGCGCCGAGAGCGGCGTCGCCCCGCCGCCAGTGGGCTCGACACCGCTGCCCAGGAACTGCCCGCTCCCAACGCTGCCGGCCCCGATGCCGACGAGCTGGAACAACTCTACGCCGCCATCGAGCGGCTTTCCGATGTCGACAAAGCCCTGGTGCTGCTGCGCCTCGAAGAGCGGCCCGACGACGAAATAGCCGACATCCTGGGCATCACCGTGAACAACGTGCGCGTGAAAATGCACCGCGCCCTGCAACGCCTCCGTCAACTATTACCCCCGCACTAA
- a CDS encoding NRAMP family divalent metal transporter, whose amino-acid sequence MKQRHNWGVLLGAAFLMATSAVGPGFLTQTTVFTESLGASFGFVILTSILIDLGVQLNIWRVIAVAERRAQDIANAVLPGLGAFISVLIVLGGLAFNIGNVAGAGLGLQVLTGMSAELGAAISAALAIGVFLVKEAGRAMDRFAQLMGLLMILVIIYVAVTSAPPVAQAALRTVAPSKIDLMAIVTLVGGTVGGYITFAGGHRLLDAGIKGQGALPQVTSSAVSGITVASVIRVLLFLASLGVVSKGLALDAANPPASVFRLAAGNLGYKLFGVVMFAAAITSVIGSAYTSVSFLKSFHASIGRHENRVIMGFILLSTVVFVLVGKPVKLLVLAGAVNGFILPITLATILVAAHRRNVVGAYRHPWWLTLCGVLVVLVMAWMSASVFVEQVRSL is encoded by the coding sequence ATGAAGCAGCGGCACAACTGGGGCGTGCTGCTGGGCGCCGCCTTTCTGATGGCTACTTCGGCGGTAGGCCCGGGCTTTCTCACGCAAACCACCGTGTTCACCGAGTCGCTGGGCGCCAGCTTCGGCTTTGTTATCCTCACGTCCATCCTCATCGACCTAGGTGTGCAGCTGAATATCTGGCGCGTAATTGCCGTGGCCGAGCGGCGCGCGCAGGACATTGCCAACGCCGTGCTGCCGGGCCTGGGAGCGTTCATTTCGGTGCTGATTGTGCTCGGCGGCCTGGCCTTCAACATCGGCAACGTGGCGGGGGCGGGCCTGGGCCTGCAGGTGCTTACGGGCATGTCGGCCGAACTAGGGGCGGCTATTTCGGCGGCGCTGGCAATCGGGGTTTTTCTGGTGAAGGAAGCCGGCCGGGCCATGGACCGCTTCGCGCAACTCATGGGCTTGCTGATGATCCTGGTTATCATCTATGTAGCAGTTACCTCAGCCCCGCCCGTTGCCCAAGCGGCGTTGCGCACGGTAGCACCTAGCAAGATCGATCTGATGGCCATTGTAACGCTGGTGGGCGGCACCGTGGGCGGCTACATCACCTTTGCTGGTGGCCACCGCCTGCTCGATGCAGGCATAAAGGGGCAAGGCGCGCTGCCGCAGGTTACTTCCAGTGCGGTGTCGGGCATCACGGTGGCATCGGTTATCCGGGTGCTGCTGTTTTTGGCTTCCCTGGGTGTTGTCAGCAAGGGGCTGGCGCTGGATGCCGCCAACCCGCCGGCCTCGGTGTTTCGGCTGGCGGCCGGCAACCTGGGGTACAAGCTGTTCGGGGTGGTGATGTTTGCGGCCGCCATTACCTCGGTCATCGGCTCGGCTTATACCTCGGTGTCGTTTCTGAAGTCCTTTCACGCCAGCATCGGCCGCCACGAAAACCGCGTCATCATGGGGTTTATTCTGCTCTCCACGGTGGTGTTCGTGCTCGTGGGCAAACCCGTGAAGCTGCTGGTGCTGGCCGGGGCCGTCAACGGGTTTATTCTGCCCATCACGCTGGCTACCATTCTGGTAGCGGCTCACCGCCGCAACGTGGTAGGGGCGTACCGGCATCCGTGGTGGCTGACGCTCTGCGGGGTGCTCGTGGTGCTGGTAATGGCCTGGATGAGCGCGAGCGTGTTTGTTGAGCAGGTGCGCAGCTTGTAG
- a CDS encoding T9SS type B sorting domain-containing protein: MPAELYHPAQTDTPSTCRPVAKPALPARHGWRRAGRRAQAAAGWLLMLLLLLAAAPAAHAQAPTPPPECSEDEKYINNWYFGYKAGLDFNEATDSIPPKVLTDGQMVAPAGSGVMSDGTGALLFYSNGDTVWSRNHSIMPNGTGLGGNRLTTDGPLAIRKPGIVPAGSPRTYYLFTQDAQGGPKGLSYSEIVIPAGGQGEVVAATKNTLLTRGTAEKMTAVQHKNGCDVWLIVHGYGPATSGTENRGDAFLAYRITPAGVQLPPIISQVGARHLGPQGYRGQMKVTPDGEQLAVARYSETLGDSSSTVELFAFDAATGVVSNRRVVDSGAGRYYGVEFSPGRSRLYATVLSPPQLLQFDLTATNIPASKQSIPLKQTTPVNLGSMQAGPDGKIYVARENQTTIGFIAYPDSLGEAIAYADDSLTLGGRRGGLGLPNFNQSSLLRAGIGAEITACRQITFQASFGVQAPNLVYSWDFGDGTKSNQQNPVHTYATPGDYTVTLRITNECFCRETRGIIRVPNLPDPGSIAAPQTVCAGTAPAPLTSTAPATSDAGLPVVYQWQSSTDNVNFTLVGATGATYQPPANLPVGITYFRRSAQLLLPSGTGPYCDPRATASVAITVLPSLNAGTIAANQTICAGATPAPLTSTVPASGGAGTFTYRWESSADGGTTWTPVQGGTAETLTPGPLSVTTSFRRQVTSGPCPAPPTNIVTITVLPALTAGTIAADQTICAGATPAPLTSTTEASGGTGTIAYQWESSADGNSWTAIGGATGPTFAPAALNATTFFRRQASSGSCAPVASNVVTIRVAPALAAGSIAADQDICPGATPVPLTSTVAATGGTGSYTYQWQSSADGTAWTDIAGATAETFAPGPLTTTTYYRRQVRSGPCGPVETPAVIIRVLPPLAPGSIAADQTICAGTAPAPLTSTAPASGGSGTFTYQWQSSPNGSTWADIPGANAATLAPGALTATAYFRRISTNTCGSVASNSVVINVLPALTAGSIAASQTLCFGATPAPLTSTAAASGGAGTIAYQWESSADGTSWTALGGATAATFAPGPLSATTYFRRQATAGVCGPVPSNVIIITVLPALTAGSIGSPQTVCLGATPAPLTSTTPASGGTGSFAYQWQSSPDNSTWTDIAAATAETLTLGPLTATTYFRRLVTSGSCTAPASNSVIITVLPPLVAGGIAADQDVCAGTAPAPLTSTAPASGGTGTFAYQWESSADGTSWTAIGGATNETFAPGPLSATTFFRRRVTSGTGSCATAFSNVVRVRVEPLVTPAVSLAQPPVQCPGTPLTFTAVATNAGAAPTFRWFVNNAAVATGPTFVSSTVATNDVVRVEVTPTAGLCSTGPATASVTVTRTPTPPPTLAIAVQPGGPVCLGAPLTFSIASVTNPGPAPEYQWQVNGTDVPGATGPVFTSTTLREGQTVTLRLRTTNVCAQPVAAVSNGIPVRIQPPVDVDAGPDREILAGNSVRLEGRADGNYPVRWTPATGLTFPDNDPLRPLAAPTVTTTYTLSAGEGGCADSDQVTVTVRPPIRIPNAFTPNGDGRDDTWQIEFIEQFPENTVSVFNRWGNRVFSANNYGRSNEWRGDINGQPAPVGTYYYVVVTKGPLGRSYSGSITILY, translated from the coding sequence ATGCCCGCTGAGCTCTACCACCCTGCCCAAACGGATACCCCCAGCACCTGTCGGCCCGTTGCGAAACCTGCCCTGCCCGCCCGCCACGGTTGGCGGCGCGCCGGGCGCCGGGCGCAAGCGGCGGCCGGCTGGCTGCTGATGCTGTTGCTGCTGCTGGCTGCTGCCCCCGCCGCCCACGCCCAGGCGCCCACCCCACCGCCGGAGTGCAGCGAGGACGAGAAGTATATCAACAACTGGTACTTCGGCTACAAGGCGGGGCTTGATTTTAACGAGGCCACCGACTCCATTCCGCCGAAGGTGCTGACCGACGGGCAGATGGTGGCGCCCGCCGGCTCCGGGGTGATGTCGGATGGCACGGGCGCCTTGCTGTTCTACAGCAACGGCGACACCGTTTGGAGCCGCAACCACAGCATCATGCCCAACGGCACGGGCCTGGGCGGCAACCGCCTTACCACCGACGGCCCGCTGGCCATTCGCAAGCCGGGCATTGTGCCCGCGGGAAGCCCCCGTACCTACTACCTGTTTACGCAGGATGCGCAGGGCGGCCCCAAAGGGCTCAGCTATTCCGAAATCGTGATTCCGGCCGGTGGGCAGGGCGAGGTGGTGGCCGCCACCAAAAACACACTCCTGACGCGCGGCACCGCCGAGAAGATGACCGCCGTGCAGCACAAGAACGGCTGCGATGTGTGGCTGATCGTGCACGGCTACGGCCCGGCCACCTCCGGCACCGAAAACCGCGGCGACGCGTTTCTGGCCTACCGCATCACGCCGGCGGGCGTGCAGCTACCACCCATCATTTCTCAGGTGGGGGCGCGGCACCTAGGGCCCCAGGGCTACCGCGGGCAGATGAAAGTAACCCCCGACGGCGAGCAGCTGGCCGTGGCCCGCTACAGCGAAACCCTGGGCGACAGCAGCAGCACCGTGGAGCTGTTTGCTTTTGATGCGGCCACGGGCGTGGTCAGCAACCGGCGCGTGGTGGACAGCGGCGCGGGGCGGTATTACGGCGTTGAGTTTTCGCCGGGCCGCTCGCGCCTCTACGCCACCGTGCTTAGCCCGCCCCAGCTGCTGCAGTTCGATTTGACGGCCACCAACATACCGGCCAGCAAGCAGAGCATTCCGCTTAAGCAAACCACCCCGGTAAACCTGGGCTCGATGCAGGCCGGCCCCGACGGCAAGATTTACGTGGCCCGCGAAAACCAGACTACGATTGGTTTCATCGCCTACCCCGACTCCCTAGGTGAAGCCATTGCCTACGCCGACGACAGCCTGACCCTGGGCGGGCGCCGCGGTGGCCTGGGCTTGCCCAACTTCAACCAAAGCTCCCTGCTGCGGGCGGGTATCGGGGCCGAAATCACGGCTTGCCGGCAGATTACCTTCCAGGCCAGTTTTGGGGTGCAGGCGCCCAACCTGGTGTACTCCTGGGACTTCGGCGACGGCACCAAATCAAATCAGCAAAACCCCGTACATACCTACGCCACGCCCGGCGACTACACCGTTACGCTGCGGATAACCAACGAATGCTTTTGCCGCGAAACCAGGGGCATTATCCGGGTACCAAACCTACCCGACCCCGGCAGCATTGCGGCCCCGCAAACGGTGTGCGCCGGCACTGCACCGGCACCGCTTACCAGCACCGCCCCGGCCACGAGCGACGCCGGTTTGCCGGTAGTGTATCAGTGGCAGTCGTCGACGGATAACGTCAATTTTACACTCGTCGGGGCTACCGGCGCAACGTATCAGCCGCCTGCCAACCTGCCCGTTGGCATTACCTACTTCCGGCGAAGCGCGCAGCTGCTGTTGCCCAGCGGCACGGGCCCGTACTGCGACCCGCGGGCTACCGCCTCGGTGGCCATCACGGTGCTGCCGTCCCTGAATGCCGGCACCATTGCCGCCAACCAAACCATTTGCGCCGGTGCTACGCCGGCCCCGCTCACCAGCACCGTACCGGCTTCGGGTGGCGCGGGCACGTTTACCTACCGCTGGGAATCGTCGGCTGACGGTGGCACCACCTGGACGCCCGTTCAGGGAGGTACTGCGGAAACCCTCACGCCGGGGCCGCTCAGCGTCACTACTTCGTTCCGGCGGCAGGTTACGTCGGGCCCTTGCCCGGCCCCGCCTACCAACATCGTTACCATCACCGTATTACCTGCCCTTACGGCCGGCACCATCGCCGCCGACCAGACCATCTGCGCGGGCGCTACGCCGGCCCCGCTCACCAGCACGACCGAGGCCTCGGGCGGTACGGGCACCATCGCGTACCAGTGGGAGTCGTCGGCCGATGGCAACAGCTGGACGGCTATTGGCGGCGCTACCGGCCCCACCTTCGCGCCAGCCGCACTTAATGCCACCACCTTTTTCCGCCGGCAGGCAAGCTCGGGAAGCTGCGCACCGGTTGCTTCCAACGTGGTAACCATCAGGGTAGCGCCGGCTTTGGCGGCTGGCTCCATTGCCGCCGACCAGGACATTTGCCCTGGTGCTACGCCGGTGCCGCTCACCAGCACCGTGGCTGCTACGGGCGGCACGGGCAGCTACACTTACCAATGGCAATCGTCGGCCGACGGCACCGCCTGGACGGACATTGCAGGCGCTACGGCCGAAACCTTTGCGCCGGGCCCGCTCACTACTACTACCTACTACCGCCGGCAAGTGCGCTCCGGCCCCTGCGGGCCCGTAGAAACGCCGGCCGTCATCATCCGGGTGCTGCCCCCGTTGGCGCCGGGCAGCATTGCCGCCGACCAAACCATTTGCGCCGGCACGGCGCCCGCGCCGCTCACCAGCACGGCCCCGGCCTCGGGCGGCTCGGGCACCTTTACCTACCAGTGGCAATCCTCGCCCAACGGCAGCACCTGGGCCGATATTCCGGGAGCCAACGCGGCTACGCTGGCACCGGGCGCGCTTACGGCTACCGCTTACTTCCGCCGCATCAGCACCAATACCTGCGGCAGCGTGGCCTCGAACAGCGTTGTTATCAACGTGCTGCCGGCCCTTACGGCTGGCAGCATTGCCGCCAGCCAAACTCTGTGCTTCGGCGCAACACCGGCGCCGCTCACGAGCACAGCGGCTGCCAGCGGCGGCGCGGGCACCATCGCGTATCAGTGGGAGTCGTCGGCCGATGGCACCAGCTGGACGGCCCTTGGCGGTGCCACGGCGGCTACGTTTGCGCCCGGTCCGCTGTCGGCCACCACCTACTTCCGCCGTCAGGCAACGGCTGGGGTTTGCGGACCGGTGCCTTCCAACGTGATTATTATCACGGTGTTGCCGGCCCTCACGGCCGGCAGCATCGGCAGCCCGCAAACGGTTTGCCTAGGTGCCACGCCGGCCCCGCTCACCAGCACCACGCCTGCCTCGGGCGGCACGGGCTCGTTTGCCTACCAATGGCAGTCCTCGCCCGACAACTCGACCTGGACCGACATTGCCGCTGCCACCGCCGAAACGCTCACCCTAGGTCCGCTTACCGCCACCACGTACTTCCGGCGGCTGGTAACCTCGGGTAGCTGCACGGCTCCGGCTTCAAACTCGGTAATAATAACTGTACTGCCGCCCCTGGTAGCGGGTGGCATAGCGGCCGACCAGGACGTTTGCGCAGGCACGGCCCCGGCCCCGCTCACCAGCACGGCCCCGGCCTCGGGCGGCACCGGCACGTTTGCGTATCAGTGGGAATCCTCGGCCGATGGCACCAGCTGGACGGCTATTGGCGGCGCCACCAACGAGACGTTTGCCCCCGGCCCGCTATCGGCTACCACGTTCTTCCGCCGCCGGGTAACCTCCGGCACGGGCAGCTGCGCCACAGCCTTCTCGAACGTGGTGCGGGTACGGGTTGAGCCGCTGGTTACGCCCGCCGTAAGCCTGGCGCAGCCGCCCGTGCAGTGCCCGGGCACGCCGCTTACGTTTACGGCCGTGGCCACCAACGCGGGAGCCGCGCCTACTTTCCGGTGGTTTGTGAACAACGCGGCCGTGGCCACGGGGCCCACCTTCGTCAGCAGCACCGTGGCCACCAACGACGTGGTGCGCGTGGAGGTAACGCCTACTGCGGGCCTGTGCAGCACCGGGCCGGCCACTGCAAGCGTTACGGTAACGCGCACGCCCACGCCGCCGCCCACCCTGGCCATTGCCGTGCAGCCGGGCGGGCCGGTTTGCCTGGGGGCGCCACTTACGTTTAGCATTGCCAGCGTAACCAACCCCGGCCCCGCGCCCGAGTACCAGTGGCAGGTGAACGGCACCGACGTACCGGGCGCCACGGGGCCGGTGTTTACGAGCACCACCCTGCGCGAGGGCCAGACCGTGACGCTGCGCCTGCGCACCACCAACGTGTGCGCCCAGCCGGTAGCGGCCGTGTCGAATGGCATACCGGTGCGCATTCAGCCGCCGGTTGATGTGGATGCCGGCCCCGACCGCGAAATTCTGGCCGGCAACTCCGTGCGGCTGGAGGGCCGCGCCGATGGCAACTACCCCGTGCGCTGGACGCCCGCTACGGGCCTGACCTTCCCCGACAACGACCCGCTCCGGCCGCTGGCCGCGCCCACGGTTACCACCACCTACACGCTTTCGGCCGGCGAGGGTGGCTGCGCCGACAGCGACCAGGTGACGGTAACGGTGCGGCCGCCCATCCGCATTCCGAACGCCTTTACGCCCAACGGCGACGGGCGCGACGACACCTGGCAAATTGAGTTTATTGAGCAGTTTCCGGAGAATACCGTGAGCGTGTTCAACCGCTGGGGCAACCGGGTGTTTTCGGCCAACAACTACGGCCGCTCCAACGAGTGGCGCGGCGACATCAACGGGCAGCCGGCGCCGGTGGGCACCTACTACTACGTGGTGGTGACGAAGGGGCCGCTGGGCCGCTCGTACAGCGGCTCGATTACCATTCTGTACTAA
- a CDS encoding 5-oxoprolinase subunit C family protein: MSFSIISPGLLTTVQDLGRVGYQKQGIIVSGAMDATALRLANLLVGNPENTAGLELTLLGPKIRFEADHLLALTGADLSPAIDGEPVRMWRPMLVRTGAVLSFGAPRAGSRAYLAVAGGLTLPSVLGSLSTYLRAGLGGLQGRALRKGDVVPCAEPTPNTAALMQTLASSAEALGRRWAEASWAPDATLLPRYESSIEVRVTTGPEYHLFSAESQENLWAEEYSLSTESDRMGYRLLGPGLALEQAQELLSSAVTFATVQVPAGGLPIVLMADHQTAGGYPRIVQVITADFSRLAQLPLGGKIRFREVTLAEAQQLYLQHERQLRALREGIQLKLQHT; this comes from the coding sequence ATGAGCTTTAGCATCATCAGCCCCGGCCTGCTCACCACCGTGCAAGACCTAGGCCGCGTGGGGTACCAAAAGCAAGGCATCATCGTGAGCGGCGCCATGGATGCCACGGCCCTGCGCCTCGCCAACCTGCTGGTGGGCAACCCCGAGAACACCGCCGGGCTGGAGCTAACCCTGCTCGGCCCCAAAATCCGCTTCGAAGCCGACCACCTCCTTGCCCTCACCGGCGCCGACCTTTCGCCCGCAATCGATGGTGAGCCGGTGCGCATGTGGCGGCCCATGCTGGTGCGCACCGGAGCGGTGTTGTCGTTCGGGGCACCTAGGGCGGGGAGCAGGGCGTACTTGGCCGTAGCCGGCGGGCTGACGCTGCCATCAGTGTTGGGAAGCCTTTCCACTTACCTGCGCGCTGGCTTGGGAGGGCTGCAGGGCAGGGCCTTGCGCAAAGGCGATGTGGTGCCTTGCGCCGAGCCAACGCCCAATACTGCGGCACTGATGCAGACCCTGGCAAGCAGTGCAGAAGCCCTAGGTCGGCGGTGGGCTGAAGCTAGCTGGGCACCCGATGCAACCTTGCTGCCTAGGTACGAAAGCAGCATCGAGGTACGCGTTACCACAGGCCCTGAGTACCACTTGTTTTCGGCTGAAAGCCAGGAAAATTTGTGGGCAGAAGAGTACAGCCTCAGCACCGAATCGGACCGCATGGGCTACCGCTTGCTTGGCCCGGGGCTGGCGCTGGAGCAAGCGCAGGAGCTGCTGTCGAGCGCCGTTACGTTTGCTACGGTGCAGGTACCGGCGGGCGGCTTGCCCATTGTGCTCATGGCCGATCATCAGACCGCCGGCGGCTACCCGCGCATTGTGCAGGTAATCACGGCCGATTTCTCGCGCTTGGCGCAGCTACCCCTAGGTGGTAAAATCCGCTTCCGGGAGGTTACCTTGGCCGAAGCGCAGCAGCTCTACCTGCAGCACGAACGACAACTACGTGCCCTGCGCGAGGGCATCCAACTGAAATTGCAGCATACATGA